The following are encoded together in the Bombus affinis isolate iyBomAffi1 chromosome 6, iyBomAffi1.2, whole genome shotgun sequence genome:
- the LOC126917864 gene encoding autism susceptibility gene 2 protein isoform X4, whose product MEIEAKQRNQRNRRRERAQRMLAQRESLASAKQQQQQQQQQTRQRPNDEEDSHSGEDEDPAAGLGLGLARTGHPRDSHSRPPRPPRPPRPRKKSSLAAANQKEPPFEEDIIDGFAILAFRTYEELESAIKLAGKNNVKKLHTLLSIVEEKPKVDIGQNNRHNEHHIKNHFKHNHYTHNSILTPSTINQGLDAGTSDDSGRASEQLHGPGIPRDCQDADSSRDHLSDASSHCSSGKGYICDSEGEDDKGSDAESILFESSTPPPLARKYELPSSSPHVLPPANGAGGSPPDTGGQISNPATDAPAPIPPPVPASAPVPTAPSPPSPTLPPHISQPPMTSPLAANPRAIAPQQRPASPALPPPSLPQQPHTTIPALHPPNVPLVSSSHTTSPAVASLGVTPAAPSNGATTTSYPPSIPMAAYPQTQPSYPPLYTPYTALNHSPYLPPAVPSPSHSASSRAEVRGSRASPCTNISKQQPIGNNTTNHNTPLSAATTTCVSTITNTVTTANTIAHRDMVACSLTGRNNNSPRGHSPNRERDSYSSNVSSLSRGSITPVSVPNTSSPANSSLPAYTKPQGWIGSSTTSQLSPATATSVPRPTPPPVPLGMHTFPPPMFAAPLPPPVSSSSPHTSLPSLPPPTTNPNPFSAESLFQTSQADLLRRELDNRFLASQDRNVGVAVGNLGPPPYLRTEMHHHQHQHTHVHQHTTPLLPPTAATTLFPPPIFKDIPKLGGVESPFFRGNLNLSSYSGFNTGLLHPGIGPPSTPFVPPNHLTSFAPKKSGKWNAMHVRIAWEIYHHQQKQQAEAKAGSVANTKTELLRPPGHLYPGAPGTGLGIGAPSMAPPFPTNIPPAHPAPPPPHPVGFLSTPASHLGTGMSPFGRYPSTFGAPNPNFPGLSSFPPSREMPPLGGLGSVHDPWRGLQRASTGFPPTTAVSWNLKPEPPAIDRRAELEERERERERERERERERERERERERERIRREKEREREEQRERERREREKEEKRKQQEAAERERERRDKERREMERREMERERLLHQNRQHVVVGRERSPLRNGSASIESGEVRVKEEPRSKDDEVVMLPRPPGPGPGAVSATGPGPSPLPETRYHHPHPHSYLARHPHSMPAPHSMPRSMLPGLSAHPMQHFPPPSAPTGQPGGPWPGDPFRDYRYDPLQQLRYNPLMAAAAFRAEEEERAKLYAGYPPPPVNSLRSKDPSPGPLSNLHMHHRAGPGPGVPTRQLEPALMHADIHKKEDASQSR is encoded by the exons ATGGAGATCGAGGCGAAACAACGGAACCAGAGGAATCGGAGACGAGAACGAGCCCAGCGTATGTTGGCGCAAAGGGAGAGTTTGGCGAGCGCgaagcagcaacagcaacaacagcaacaacaaacGAGACAACGGCCGAACGACGAGGAGGACAGCCACAGCGGCGAGGACGAGGACCCCGCTGCCGGTCTTGGCCTCGGACTCGCCAGGACCGGTCATCCTCGTGATAGCCATTCTCGACCGCCCAGGCCACCGCGACCCCCGAGGCCTCGTAAGAAGTCTTCCCTCGCGGCTGCCAACCAGAAGGAGCCTCCCTTCGAAGAGGACATTATCGACGGCTTTGCCATACTCGCCTTCCGCACCTACGAAGAACTTGAG AGTGCAATAAAACTAGCTGGCAAAAATAATGTCAAGAAATTACATACATTACTGTCAATAGTGGAAGAGAAACCAAAGGTGGATATAGGACAAAATAATAGACACAACGAGCATCACATCAAAAACCATTTCAAGCACAACCATTATACACACAATTCCATACTGACACCGTCTACAATTAACCAG GGCCTAGATGCAGGTACAAGTGACGATAGTGGTAGAGCATCTGAACAATTGCATGGCCCTGGTATACCTAGGGATTGCCAGGACGCCGACAGTTCCAGGGACCACCTCAGCGAT GCTAGCAGTCATTGCAGTTCGGGTAAAGGTTATATC TGTGATAGTGAAGGAGAAGACGATAAG GGCTCGGATGCTGAATCGATACTCTTTGAATCTTCTACCCCACCACCTCTTGCACGTAAAT ACGAATTGCCGTCATCTTCACCACACGTTTTGCCTCCAGCAAACGGAGCAGGAGGTTCACCTCCAGACACAGGTGGACAAATTTCCAATCCAGCAACGGATGCTCCAGCGCCTATACCACCTCCTGTGCCTGCGTCTGCACCAGTTCCAACAGCGCCAAGTCCTCCCAGTCCTACTCTACCCCCTCACATATCCCAACCACCT ATGACTAGTCCGTTGGCAGCAAACCCACGTGCAATAGCTCCGCAGCAGCGGCCAGCTTCCCCTGCTCTGCCACCTCCTTCCTTGCCCCAACAGCCTCATACAACAATACCTGCATTACATCCACCTAATGTACCCCTTGTTTCATCGAGTCATACAACTAGTCCTGCGGTAGCCAGTTTAGGCGTTACTCCAGCAGCACCATCAAACGGAGCTACAACTACTAGCTATCCACCGTCGATACCCATGGCTGCTTATCCTCAGACCCAACCATCTTATCCACCTCTTTATACTCCATACACCGCTCTAAATCACAGTCCATACCTCCCACCTGCGGTTCCATCTCCCTCCCATTCTGCTTCTTCACGAGCAGAAGTG AGAGGAAGTAGAGCTTCCCCATGTACTAACATAAGTAAACAACAGCCTATAGGAAATAATACCACAAATCATAATACTCCTTTGAGCGCTGCCACCACAACATGTGTGTCTACTATAACTAATACAGTTACTACAGCAAATACCATTGCTCATAGAGACATGGTAGCCTGTAGTTTGACTGGAAGAAACAATAATTCGCCTCGTGGACACAGTCCAAATCGGGAAAGAGATAGTTATAG CAGTAACGTCAGTAGCCTAAGTCGAGGTAGCATAACGCCTGTAAGTGTGCCAAACACATCTTCTCCAGCCAATTCTAGTCTACCTGCTTACACCAAACCACAGGGATGGATTGG TAGCAGCACAACTTCACAATTGTCTCCGGCAACTGCAACATCAGTTCCAAGGCCAACACCTCCACCAGTACCACTTGGCATGCACACGTTTCCTCCGCCAATGTTCGCGGCACCCTTACCTCCTCCCGTATCCAGTTCCAGTCCACATACGTCACTGCCTTCACTGCCACCACCAACGACCAATCCTAATCCATTCTCTGCCGAGTCACTTTTTCAAACAA GTCAGGCAGACCTGTTAAGGCGAGAGCTTGACAATAGATTCTTGGCATCCCAAGACAGAAACGTTGGAGTCGCAGTTGGGAATCTGGGTCCGCCTCCATATCTTAGGACGGAGATGCATCATCATCAACATCAGCATACTCATGTACATCAACACACCACACCTCTGCTTCCACCGACGGCCGCGACAACTTTGTTTCCGCCTCCTATA TTCAAGGACATACCGAAATTAGGAGGTGTTGAATCTCCATTTTTTCGTGGAAATCTGAACCTTTCTAGTTATTCTGGCTTTAATACCGGTCTCTTACATCCTGGTATTGGTCCACCTTCAACACCTTTTGTACCTCCCAATCATTTGACATCATTTGCACCAAAG AAAAGTGGAAAATGGAATGCAATGCATGTTCGTATCGCTTGGGAAATTTATCACCACCAACAAAAACAGCAAGCGGAAGCGAAGGCTGGAAGTGTTGCTAATACTAAAACAGAACTCCTGAGACCACCAGGTCATCTTTACCCAGGAGCCCCAGGAACTGGTCTTGGAATAGGAGCACCTTCAATGGCACCACCATTTCCCACTAACATACCACCAGCGCATCCTGCACCACCTCCACCTCATCCTGTCGGTTTTCTATCCACGCCAGCATCACATTTAG GAACGGGAATGTCACCATTCGGAAGATATCCATCAACATTTGGTGCACCGAATCCAAATTTCCCTGGTCTTTCTAGTTTTCCTCCTTCGAGGGAAATGCCACCATTGGGTGGTCTAGGTTCTGTACACGATCCATGGAGAGG ATTACAACGAGCCTCTACTGGATTTCCACCAACTACAGCGGTATCATGGAATCTAAAACCGGAACCACCTGCAATTGACAGACGAGCGGAACTCGAGGAACGAGAGCGAGAGCGGGAGCGCGAACGCGAACGCGAACGAGAACGTGAACGAGAACGTGAACGAGAACGCGAGCGTATAAGACGTGAGAAGGAAAGAGAACGGGAAGAGCAACGTGAAAGGGAGAGACGAGAGcgcgaaaaagaagaaaagaggaaacaaCAGGAAGCTGCagaacgagaaagagaaaggagggACAAAGAACGCCGAGAAATGGAGAGACGCGAGATGGAACGTGAAAGGTTACTTCATCAAAATCGGCAACACGTTGTTGTAGGTCGGGAACGGTCACCTTTAAGAAACGGATCTGCATCTATAGAAAGTGGGGAAGTACGTGTGAAAGAAGAACCACGAAGTAAAGACGACGAAGTTGTGATGCTTCCAAGGCCACCGGGTCCTGGGCCTGGAGCAGTGTCCGCAACAGGACCTGGACCAAGTCCACTGCCTGAGACAAGGTATCATCACCCTCATCCTCATTCATACCTTGCAAGGCATCCGCATAGCATGCCTGCGCCGCATTCCATGCCACGAAGTATGCTCCCTGGTTTGAGCGCACATCCAATGCAACATTTTCCACCTCCATCTGCGCCTACTGGTCAACCAGGAGGTCCTTGGCCTGGGGATCCTTTCAGAGATTATCGTTACGATCCTTTacaacaattacgttataatccattGATGGCTGCTGCTGCATTTcgagcagaagaagaagaaagagctAAACTATACGCCGGGTATCCACCACCACCAGTAAATTCTTTGAGAAGCAAGGATCCAAGTCCTGGTCCATTAAGTAATTTGCATATGCATCATAGAGCAGGACCTGGACCCGGGGTGCCAACGCGACAACTAGAGCCCGCTTTGATGCACGCAGATATACATAAGAAGGAGGATGCCTCCCAATCTCGATGA
- the LOC126917864 gene encoding autism susceptibility gene 2 protein homolog isoform X3 has translation MEIEAKQRNQRNRRRERAQRMLAQRESLASAKQQQQQQQQQTRQRPNDEEDSHSGEDEDPAAGLGLGLARTGHPRDSHSRPPRPPRPPRPRKKSSLAAANQKEPPFEEDIIDGFAILAFRTYEELESAIKLAGKNNVKKLHTLLSIVEEKPKVDIGQNNRHNEHHIKNHFKHNHYTHNSILTPSTINQGLDAGTSDDSGRASEQLHGPGIPRDCQDADSSRDHLSDASSHCSSGKGYICDSEGEDDKGSDAESILFESSTPPPLARKYELPSSSPHVLPPANGAGGSPPDTGGQISNPATDAPAPIPPPVPASAPVPTAPSPPSPTLPPHISQPPMTSPLAANPRAIAPQQRPASPALPPPSLPQQPHTTIPALHPPNVPLVSSSHTTSPAVASLGVTPAAPSNGATTTSYPPSIPMAAYPQTQPSYPPLYTPYTALNHSPYLPPAVPSPSHSASSRAEVRGSRASPCTNISKQQPIGNNTTNHNTPLSAATTTCVSTITNTVTTANTIAHRDMVACSLTGRNNNSPRGHSPNRERDSYSSNVSSLSRGSITPVSVPNTSSPANSSLPAYTKPQGWIGSSTTSQLSPATATSVPRPTPPPVPLGMHTFPPPMFAAPLPPPVSSSSPHTSLPSLPPPTTNPNPFSAESLFQTRVTHVAGQADLLRRELDNRFLASQDRNVGVAVGNLGPPPYLRTEMHHHQHQHTHVHQHTTPLLPPTAATTLFPPPIFKDIPKLGGVESPFFRGNLNLSSYSGFNTGLLHPGIGPPSTPFVPPNHLTSFAPKKSGKWNAMHVRIAWEIYHHQQKQQAEAKAGSVANTKTELLRPPGHLYPGAPGTGLGIGAPSMAPPFPTNIPPAHPAPPPPHPVGFLSTPASHLGTGMSPFGRYPSTFGAPNPNFPGLSSFPPSREMPPLGGLGSVHDPWRGLQRASTGFPPTTAVSWNLKPEPPAIDRRAELEERERERERERERERERERERERERERIRREKEREREEQRERERREREKEEKRKQQEAAERERERRDKERREMERREMERERLLHQNRQHVVVGRERSPLRNGSASIESGEVRVKEEPRSKDDEVVMLPRPPGPGPGAVSATGPGPSPLPETRYHHPHPHSYLARHPHSMPAPHSMPRSMLPGLSAHPMQHFPPPSAPTGQPGGPWPGDPFRDYRYDPLQQLRYNPLMAAAAFRAEEEERAKLYAGYPPPPVNSLRSKDPSPGPLSNLHMHHRAGPGPGVPTRQLEPALMHADIHKKEDASQSR, from the exons ATGGAGATCGAGGCGAAACAACGGAACCAGAGGAATCGGAGACGAGAACGAGCCCAGCGTATGTTGGCGCAAAGGGAGAGTTTGGCGAGCGCgaagcagcaacagcaacaacagcaacaacaaacGAGACAACGGCCGAACGACGAGGAGGACAGCCACAGCGGCGAGGACGAGGACCCCGCTGCCGGTCTTGGCCTCGGACTCGCCAGGACCGGTCATCCTCGTGATAGCCATTCTCGACCGCCCAGGCCACCGCGACCCCCGAGGCCTCGTAAGAAGTCTTCCCTCGCGGCTGCCAACCAGAAGGAGCCTCCCTTCGAAGAGGACATTATCGACGGCTTTGCCATACTCGCCTTCCGCACCTACGAAGAACTTGAG AGTGCAATAAAACTAGCTGGCAAAAATAATGTCAAGAAATTACATACATTACTGTCAATAGTGGAAGAGAAACCAAAGGTGGATATAGGACAAAATAATAGACACAACGAGCATCACATCAAAAACCATTTCAAGCACAACCATTATACACACAATTCCATACTGACACCGTCTACAATTAACCAG GGCCTAGATGCAGGTACAAGTGACGATAGTGGTAGAGCATCTGAACAATTGCATGGCCCTGGTATACCTAGGGATTGCCAGGACGCCGACAGTTCCAGGGACCACCTCAGCGAT GCTAGCAGTCATTGCAGTTCGGGTAAAGGTTATATC TGTGATAGTGAAGGAGAAGACGATAAG GGCTCGGATGCTGAATCGATACTCTTTGAATCTTCTACCCCACCACCTCTTGCACGTAAAT ACGAATTGCCGTCATCTTCACCACACGTTTTGCCTCCAGCAAACGGAGCAGGAGGTTCACCTCCAGACACAGGTGGACAAATTTCCAATCCAGCAACGGATGCTCCAGCGCCTATACCACCTCCTGTGCCTGCGTCTGCACCAGTTCCAACAGCGCCAAGTCCTCCCAGTCCTACTCTACCCCCTCACATATCCCAACCACCT ATGACTAGTCCGTTGGCAGCAAACCCACGTGCAATAGCTCCGCAGCAGCGGCCAGCTTCCCCTGCTCTGCCACCTCCTTCCTTGCCCCAACAGCCTCATACAACAATACCTGCATTACATCCACCTAATGTACCCCTTGTTTCATCGAGTCATACAACTAGTCCTGCGGTAGCCAGTTTAGGCGTTACTCCAGCAGCACCATCAAACGGAGCTACAACTACTAGCTATCCACCGTCGATACCCATGGCTGCTTATCCTCAGACCCAACCATCTTATCCACCTCTTTATACTCCATACACCGCTCTAAATCACAGTCCATACCTCCCACCTGCGGTTCCATCTCCCTCCCATTCTGCTTCTTCACGAGCAGAAGTG AGAGGAAGTAGAGCTTCCCCATGTACTAACATAAGTAAACAACAGCCTATAGGAAATAATACCACAAATCATAATACTCCTTTGAGCGCTGCCACCACAACATGTGTGTCTACTATAACTAATACAGTTACTACAGCAAATACCATTGCTCATAGAGACATGGTAGCCTGTAGTTTGACTGGAAGAAACAATAATTCGCCTCGTGGACACAGTCCAAATCGGGAAAGAGATAGTTATAG CAGTAACGTCAGTAGCCTAAGTCGAGGTAGCATAACGCCTGTAAGTGTGCCAAACACATCTTCTCCAGCCAATTCTAGTCTACCTGCTTACACCAAACCACAGGGATGGATTGG TAGCAGCACAACTTCACAATTGTCTCCGGCAACTGCAACATCAGTTCCAAGGCCAACACCTCCACCAGTACCACTTGGCATGCACACGTTTCCTCCGCCAATGTTCGCGGCACCCTTACCTCCTCCCGTATCCAGTTCCAGTCCACATACGTCACTGCCTTCACTGCCACCACCAACGACCAATCCTAATCCATTCTCTGCCGAGTCACTTTTTCAAACAA GGGTGACTCATGTCGCAGGTCAGGCAGACCTGTTAAGGCGAGAGCTTGACAATAGATTCTTGGCATCCCAAGACAGAAACGTTGGAGTCGCAGTTGGGAATCTGGGTCCGCCTCCATATCTTAGGACGGAGATGCATCATCATCAACATCAGCATACTCATGTACATCAACACACCACACCTCTGCTTCCACCGACGGCCGCGACAACTTTGTTTCCGCCTCCTATA TTCAAGGACATACCGAAATTAGGAGGTGTTGAATCTCCATTTTTTCGTGGAAATCTGAACCTTTCTAGTTATTCTGGCTTTAATACCGGTCTCTTACATCCTGGTATTGGTCCACCTTCAACACCTTTTGTACCTCCCAATCATTTGACATCATTTGCACCAAAG AAAAGTGGAAAATGGAATGCAATGCATGTTCGTATCGCTTGGGAAATTTATCACCACCAACAAAAACAGCAAGCGGAAGCGAAGGCTGGAAGTGTTGCTAATACTAAAACAGAACTCCTGAGACCACCAGGTCATCTTTACCCAGGAGCCCCAGGAACTGGTCTTGGAATAGGAGCACCTTCAATGGCACCACCATTTCCCACTAACATACCACCAGCGCATCCTGCACCACCTCCACCTCATCCTGTCGGTTTTCTATCCACGCCAGCATCACATTTAG GAACGGGAATGTCACCATTCGGAAGATATCCATCAACATTTGGTGCACCGAATCCAAATTTCCCTGGTCTTTCTAGTTTTCCTCCTTCGAGGGAAATGCCACCATTGGGTGGTCTAGGTTCTGTACACGATCCATGGAGAGG ATTACAACGAGCCTCTACTGGATTTCCACCAACTACAGCGGTATCATGGAATCTAAAACCGGAACCACCTGCAATTGACAGACGAGCGGAACTCGAGGAACGAGAGCGAGAGCGGGAGCGCGAACGCGAACGCGAACGAGAACGTGAACGAGAACGTGAACGAGAACGCGAGCGTATAAGACGTGAGAAGGAAAGAGAACGGGAAGAGCAACGTGAAAGGGAGAGACGAGAGcgcgaaaaagaagaaaagaggaaacaaCAGGAAGCTGCagaacgagaaagagaaaggagggACAAAGAACGCCGAGAAATGGAGAGACGCGAGATGGAACGTGAAAGGTTACTTCATCAAAATCGGCAACACGTTGTTGTAGGTCGGGAACGGTCACCTTTAAGAAACGGATCTGCATCTATAGAAAGTGGGGAAGTACGTGTGAAAGAAGAACCACGAAGTAAAGACGACGAAGTTGTGATGCTTCCAAGGCCACCGGGTCCTGGGCCTGGAGCAGTGTCCGCAACAGGACCTGGACCAAGTCCACTGCCTGAGACAAGGTATCATCACCCTCATCCTCATTCATACCTTGCAAGGCATCCGCATAGCATGCCTGCGCCGCATTCCATGCCACGAAGTATGCTCCCTGGTTTGAGCGCACATCCAATGCAACATTTTCCACCTCCATCTGCGCCTACTGGTCAACCAGGAGGTCCTTGGCCTGGGGATCCTTTCAGAGATTATCGTTACGATCCTTTacaacaattacgttataatccattGATGGCTGCTGCTGCATTTcgagcagaagaagaagaaagagctAAACTATACGCCGGGTATCCACCACCACCAGTAAATTCTTTGAGAAGCAAGGATCCAAGTCCTGGTCCATTAAGTAATTTGCATATGCATCATAGAGCAGGACCTGGACCCGGGGTGCCAACGCGACAACTAGAGCCCGCTTTGATGCACGCAGATATACATAAGAAGGAGGATGCCTCCCAATCTCGATGA